Within Lolium rigidum isolate FL_2022 chromosome 5, APGP_CSIRO_Lrig_0.1, whole genome shotgun sequence, the genomic segment TTTATATAATAGAGTAGAACATATACGCCATTAGGTAAACTAGAAAATTGCCATTATTTAATATAAGACTTTTTAGGAAGCTagtttagctttctaaaaaggcttattttggaatggaggtagttcACCTCTGTTCCATAATGTAAACCGTTTTGGCAAGCAAACTATTTATTTTGACAAAATAGCTTACATTATGTAACAGAATGATACATTATAAAACAAATCCCGTGAAACTAATTTAGCGTTATACAGTAATTGTTAGTACTTTCCCTTATGAAGTTGATTAAATTTTGGGAGCGCCTAGATATCAGGCACCTGAGAATTTAGTTCTCAGTCGGCTGACATCATGTGCTAATTGTTTTGAGTGGTCAAACGAGAGTCTattaccaaggagaatgtggttgATCCACGTGTCATCATGCAATGCCTCCTCGACACTCATGCTTCTCTGCCTAGAGATCTGCCTAGAGATGTTGAAAATGAGCAGAGAGAATTCCTCAGCCCTTTTGGCACCCAACCAGGCTGAGCGCCAAAAGTTGGCCTTTTCACCGTTGCAAATGGGAATCGGTATGCCAACACATAACAACTCCATATTCATCTCATTGCAAGGGTTTCTCGGCCCTGCCCAATTTCTTTCTGGTGTGGTCCACTCAAACCACGAATATCGCAAGGGCAAAGCACATGAGATTCTCTCAAAATGAAGGGTGCCAATTACACAAAGCTAGGTTGGTCTACAAATAACTTCCCAATTCACTATACATTTCCCCTGTAAAACTTGTCAGTCCTTGCATTAAGAAAGGCCCTCTCGAGCTTGtcaaatctattcttcactctcggAAAATCACGAGTGGTCTGAGGTGGTAAATGGCCAACAACGTCATAACCAATTTAGCATTAACTTTGTGTCATGTTGTTATGATGTTATTTCTGTTGTGCCCATTAATCTTTTAATATTGCTTGTGTCCCCCCCCCAGATGTTGGAAATGTGTGAAATTTAGTTCCTTGATGCAGAGGGGCAGCCCAAGATATCTCATCAAGAAGGTGGCAACGATGGCGGAAAAACTCTATAGAATAATCATTGGTGCGAAGTGGCTCTTTTAGAAGTTGGTGGATGAGTATTGTGACCTCCCAAAATTCTTGATGGTCCTAAAGAGCTCATTGGTATCATATTTTACTTTGAAGGAAAAGATCGCGAAGTTTTCCCCATACATGGAGGGTATACCCGATCCAAGTTTCACTATCAGatataagaaaaaaaaagtttgattCATCTAGAGCCCAaaggataaaagaaaaaaaataaagataacCCAAAATAGCATAGATATATGTACAACTCCGTTCGGAACTATAAGGCATGAGAGCTTTTTTATATTGTTAGAAATTATAAGGTATATCTCATTTATTGTCCACTCTCCCCTAATGCATgctcttcttttctttctcctcTATGACACATGTAAAGCTATTGGTGCGTGCAGTAATTAAGGATGAAAGTTATGATTTTTTTTGGTCTTAGTGAATTGCTACTCTGGCTTTATAATCTCAAACGGAGGAAGTATGTTCTTTTTTACTTCCGACATAATATAAAGTTTACCGGACGTAAAAGTCATTTAAACGTCTCTTTGTCATGTGTGTATAGATCGATCCTGTATATGGGCTATCTTCTCTAATCTTGTGTAACCATGAATCCATCCTACAAGTACACGACTTCGTTAATATCACTGTTTGCACTGCAAGCTATGTTAACTACATATCTAGTTTTAAcattttacaaaaaaattaaCAACCCTCAGAAATTGTATAATGTAGGTGATAACAAATGCATTTCAACGAGCCATCCAAATAGAAACGTATGTATGCAAAACTAGAAGAATCCATTATGTTTTTATATTAGACTATGATAACTATAAGCGAAGTTATTTAAAGCATGACGTACAAAGCATGCATCTGTGGTTTTTAACTTATTATGATACCCAAATTTAGCTTGTAAACCATAATTTTACCAAGAAAAACCCGATAAAGAATGTTCTAGGAATTCGATTATACTCTACGAGTTCCTTTAATTCTTTTCCTAATGATACACTGGAAACCACTATTAAGATGTTTGTTTTAATGTACACAATACATATTTGTACCAAAAAATTAGAATATTTAAATTTAAGTTAAACTACTCAAACAAATAATTTAAGGAGGCATGTAATTTGTAGTtatttatttttcacatttaagGATTATAGGCTTGAAGATAGGCCGATGTCCATAAATAATAAGACGAACATAACTATGGTTACAAATTTAAATATGATTAGTTTCGAATCATAGTGTATCATATATATAGTACAAATCACAATATTATTTATTAGAAACATTTACATGTGGCTAAATATGCTAATTAAACTACAATCGGTAGGACTTCAGTAaaataaaaactaattaattaagtaTAAAAGTTGAGTATAAATGAGTTGATGTGGGTGTAGCAAATGTAAAAAATAAAGGAGTCGGAATACTGTTGGGCTCGTCAGCACTtgtagtggatggagttacaggtCGTGCAACTTTAGAAGCAATAATTTGTACAAAACATTCGGGAGTGGATACAAATGTAAATTTTAGACGTATATGTCTGCCATTGGGTGATTGACAGATGGTTGAACGGTCAAAAATATTAAAATATGAAAAGCATTACTAGCAATGCCGACCTGATTGCATTATGGCTAGTAAAACTGATAACTTAATACTACTAATGAAGGGAGGCCTCCAACATCAATAGACATAACCTTGTACTAGGAAGGTTAggcgcggcgacacgccgcgcccgtgggacGATATTCATGGAATTACACAGTAGATAGACTGGAAAAAAAATAGAACTTAGTACAACATCGAGAAAATGCATGAAATTAGTAGCGGTACTTAGAGAAATTGTGAGCCAATAGAAACCATACAAAGTAAACAGTTGTAACGCCTAAATTTTCTCTGACTGGTACAACAGGCTATGTTAAACCAGAGAAAACATGAACTTATTTTGGCGGAAGAGATTATAACCATAAGCAATAATACAACGGGCTATGTTACAAATTAAATCTGACAGCCATCATAAAACACACGTAGAGACTAATCATAGTACTGTCTAAGCAAAGTACACTAAGTCTGGGATAGCACTAGCCTCTATAGATACATCAAGTACTGGAAATCTGCAGTTACCATCAGTGGAGACTTGGATCAGATCCGTGAGATGTAACTGTAGCACTTAGATGTAGTGTGTGGCTGGTATGGTTGCAATGGGCACCATAAAGTACATTAAAATGTAGTGATTGTATTGCCAAGATATGAGGTATTGTCATCTGTTGGAGTTGTGTGCGCCTTCACCCAAACAAAAGGACCTGGCAGACAGTAGAAGACTGCTTGATCCGCAAAAGCAGTATGCTTATCTGCTTATAGAACAAAAGTATACAGTTTTTCAGGGAAATATTGGCATGGAATACTAATTCATGGGCTAGTAGCATGTAGCCTgacagacaaaaaaaaaaggcaagaAACCACTCTGCACTGAAAACTCCGTCAACAAACCTGACGGATGCACCAGAGATGACCAAACACTGGGAACCTCCTCCCCATGGGTGGCTAAATGTACACCTTCGTTGCTGACAACAACAATGGAGCTACAGGCATGGAGATTCACAACGAACTGGGCAAAACAATAGTTGCTGCAGGCAGTGTTCTGAACAACTGCAACAacgctgaagaagctgaagcatggGCCTTTCTCCATGGAATGCACCTTGTAAAAGAGCAGATATCGGAACCTTTTATTTTTGAATCAATTGCGCCTCAATCGTTAAAGCTGTACAAAGCGGATGCAACACGCTATCGTACCTGAGGGGTATTATTGCATGAAGTCAGAAACTGTATGTCTAATAACCAGAACTGGAGTTGTGTTTCAGCTGAAGGGGTGCAAAACAATGTTTCCCATGAATGTGACTGTAGTCACTGTAACCAACCGTATCACTTTTCTGAATAAAATCTTCCCTTTTAGCCCTCAAAAAAAGTACTGGCAATGTTGCAAGACAAATCAGTTAACTGAAGTTGAGCAATCTAAGGGAACACACACAACTTAACCATGTTTAGGTGTGCACTCTATTAGTTCAGTTTCTCCACCGTTGATCCATTGTTCAAATTACAGATAACATTTATGCGAAGACATGAATGGGTAATCTTGGGAGAAATGTAGCAGAAATGCATTATCATTTAGCATCTTCACTCGAGCAAAGTGTGTGAGATCAAAATTCCTCTTTACAAAGAAAGGCATGCTCGACAATAGACTGATATTTGCTGATCAAAAAAGTAAATTCTCTGAGAAGTTAATACGATTAAGAAAATCAACATCTGAAGTAAACTCATGTTGCTTGCATATCCGGGGTTTAGCACCTGAACCTCATTGAGTAATTAAATATTTCTTCAAGGGTAGCCTAATATTTATTGACACCTAAATATTTCCTGAATATCTTTCATGAAGCTAGCTGTCTTTCATATATATCATTTGACAATCTAGCCATTTCGTATCCTCTGTCAATATACTTACATCTTTATTGTACTTCACCAACTATGTCAGTTATTCGTCAACTAATTGACTTTTCTCTTCAATTTTGACTTCACTCATCTGTAGAATATAACATGTAACTTTAAACAGAACATTATGACTTGTATAATTAATTTCTAATTTGCGGATGGTAAAAGTCTCTACTCTACCTGGTGGCATAAACTATAACTGCAAAAggaatttaatttttttatttgcaaaTATTAGAAGTCTATGAGCGCCCTGTTATGAATAAATTACTACAAAAAACTTTTTAATGAAAATACAGTCAAAGTTATTGCATTAATTATCAAGGGGAACATTCGGCTTTTGAGTCAGTCAAATCAATACATCCTATTTATGTACCAGAGAGTCAACGGAGAAGAGGATAAATTGTTCGCACCTCAGAGTTGCCGGCGTGTTGGAGAGTTTGATGCGGAGTGGGAAAAAAAGAAGGCAAGAAAACTTACAGCCCAGCCAGCTGAAGAAACAGAAAAGATGCGATGCAGTTAAGTAGTACTACGAAGAGCATACATCCATGTACAAAAACTGCAACCAGGTTAAGCAATACATGGTCTTCTGGATTTAGCCTCTAATCCAATACACTTACAATTTCATTAGCTTGCTGAATACATGCTGTATTTTTACCCTCAAAGCAAGGAACTGGGAGCAACTGAATCCCTCAAAGCAAGGAACCGGTAGTTTCCATGTAAAAGAAAATAAACAGAGAAAAATAAAGAGATCCAAAATAAAATCCCACGCATCTACGGTGCATGAACAGTTACATATGGAGAACGTGTGAAGCCGGTAATGGCGAAAACAAAGACATCAACAGTGCCCATGGTTAAAGCAAAGGAGTGTTGTTTTTATATAGGTAATAATGTATAAAAAAAACATGCTTTTCATCTCCTGAATATTGGTGCAAATTGTATATGCCAAAAATTTAGTGATATACAGGAATCGATCTAGGGATAAGTGAGTAAGCAAGAAAGCATGACATTCACGCTGTTTAATAAAATGTTTCAGGAAAAAAAAGGTGCATACCAATTGATTCAGCATGTCAGAAATTGCTTTCATAGTAACCCAATATCCAGAGCAAGGGGAGGTCTACAGGATCCAAAATTCTGGCTATTCTTCCCATGATTGTCTCTATACTTCTTTCTCTCGCTGAATCTTTGACATAGTTATGACAGTTGGCGGCGTAATAACTACATGTACTACGAACAAAATCAATCCATAAGTGTACCCAGAAAGATTCAAAACTGCCTGACTTTTACCTGACATGGGGAGGCCAAAAACTCCATGCTACTGTAAAATCCCCTTCTGAAGGCTGAGCTGCCCATTGAGCATCGCCCATGTGGGACGCCGCAGCAGGACCACTCATTAGACTGCAGCAGAGTGGCTTGGAACCGACGGTGCGCTCACAGATGAGGAGAAGGCAGCAGCAGTGCCGGCCATCGAGCCACCGCATGCCGGACCAGCCGCGAGGTTGATGATAAACAGCCAAATGCTTGACCAGCCGGTGAGATGGAGCGACGTTGTCTAGGTGAGAAGCTGCAGCTTGGAAGCCAAAGCACATCGGCCGGCCATGGAAGAGATCGGTCAGGGAAGGCTTGCGGCAGTGCACGTGATGGCGGTGCGAGAGGGCAGCctacaaaacagaaaatggaaTCAACAACACACATTAATCAGAAAAGAACACCCAAGAATAATGTCCATGACAATCATTATACAGTAATCTAAACCTCAACCGAGAGATGCATGTATCAGTCAGCCACCACCAACACGTTCAGAACCTGCACCAGTTTCTCCCCGTTGACAGCGCCACCCAACGCCTTCTTCTCGTCGGAGCTGAAAGCCACCGCTCCACCACCGCGCCTCCGCCACACGCTGCAGCAGCCACGGCGGCCGCGGTACCGACAAAGGACGTCAGGCGCAGCATCGAGGACCTCGGCTGGCGCGCAAACCTCGCCGGCTCTGTCCTCTCCGTCCGCGCCGGGACCACCCCTGACTCTCGCCACCATCCCCCGGGCCCTGGCGCTGCAACCTCCTGCGGCGCTTGGCGT encodes:
- the LOC124657262 gene encoding uncharacterized protein LOC124657262 encodes the protein MHLSVEAALSHRHHVHCRKPSLTDLFHGRPMCFGFQAAASHLDNVAPSHRLVKHLAVYHQPRGWSGMRWLDGRHCCCLLLICERTVGSKPLCCSLMSGPAAASHMGDAQWAAQPSEGDFTVAWSFWPPHVSYYAANCHNYVKDSARERSIETIMGRIARILDPVDLPLLWILGYYESNF